DNA from Aureimonas sp. AU20:
AGCCTCGGCGCGGTGCTCGTGGCGCATCTGGCCGCGCGACCTTCGGCCCAGCATGTGGCGGGCGCGCTTCTGGTGGCGCCGGCCGACACCGCCCGGATGGCGCGCGGCGACCCGCGCTTCCTGTCCTTCGCGCCGATCCCCCGCGCGCCCCTGCCCTTCCCCTCCGTGGTGGTGGCCTCGCGGGACGATCCGTTTATGAGCCTGTCCACCGCGCGCTCCTACGCGGGCGCCTGGGGCTCGGGCTTCATCGATCTCGGGCATGCCGGGCACATCAACCCGGCCAGCGGCTTCGGGCGTTGGCCCGAGGGCGAGACGCTGGCGCGCGACCTCGCCAACGGCTGGGATCACGAGGGGCCGCATGCGGCGGGCCCGAGCCTCTCCTCCGTCGCCCACGCGCCGATCTTCTCGTTCGGCGTCAACATGGCGTCGAGCGGGTAAGCCACCGAGGCCGACGGTGGGCGGGAAAGCCCACCCGCCGCCTTCAGCCCAGCGCGAGCGCCGGCGTGCGCCCGTGCTCTTCCAGCTCCCAGACGGCGTGCCAGGCGCCGGCCTGACGCTCCACCACGAGATAGTTCCGGTCGGCCGTGTAGACCGGCCGTTGGCCCGGCAGGGGGCGCAGGCGGATCTTGCGGCCCTTGAGCGGCGATTCGCCGAGCCGCGACAGGAGCCCCAGCCCGATCGCCATGGCGCGCGGCGGCTTGGGGTGGGTGATGCCGGAGGCGACGAGCTGGTGCAGCTGGCTGCCGTCGCGAAGATCCATCGTGCCGCGCGTCGCCAGATGGATTTCGCCCGAGACGATGGTGACGGGCGAGCGGCGGCAGACCGCCTCGCCTTCCATGAGCGCGAGAAAGCGCCGCCATTCCGCCCGATGCGCCCGGCTCTGCCACTGGTCGCGCAGATCGTCCTCGTATTGCTGCGGCCGGGGGTAGAAGTCGAGCAGCGCTTCCACGAGGCTGAGACGCGGGCCGAGCGCCGGCACGCTGGAAACGACGATGCGCCGCGCACCCTCGGGTGCCGCCGTCAACGTGGCCTCGAAGGCCGCCCAGCCCGCCTCGCCCATGACCCGGTCGGGCCGGCGCTCGGAGCGCAGGTCCGGCAGGAGAACCGACAGGCCGGGGAAATGCGCCCCTTGCGTGAAGCTCCGCCCGGTCCGGTCCGGGCAGGTTTCCGGCAGCAGGCCGTCGGCGGCGCCGAGCTGGAAGAGAAGGAACATCTCGCGCGCCGCCGCGAACAGGCCGAGCGCCACCGGGCTCTCCTGCAAACCGGGCGGATGGCTGCCCCAACCGTCGAAAATGTCGTGATCGTCCCAGATCATCAGCGAGGGAACGGCGGCGAAGAGCGCGGCCGCCGCCGGCTGGCGCAGGAGGTCGAGATAGCGGCGGAAGAAGTAGGAGCGAACGGCCTCCTCCATCTCCGCCGTCCAAGCGACGCCGGGCCTTTCCTCGTTGGGCAGCTCGCCCCAGCGTTCGACCTCGGGATGGGCCTTGATGGCTTCGTCTGCGTAGAGCTGGTCGCCGCCATGGAGGAGAAGCGCGAAAGGCCGACGTGCGTGCTCACTCTGCAACCGGCGCCACATGACGTCGCGATCCTCGTGCGAGCGCGCCTCGTCGTCATGCTCCTGCCCGTTGCAGGACACGAAGCCGACCGCGAGGTCGCCGCTCATGTCGGTGGCGACGCGAAAGCTCCCGCCGTTCACGCCATAAGCGGCGGTCGGCGACAGGGGAAGCCGGAGATCGCTGCGCCAGACCTCGTGGCCGAACAGCGCGCCGAGTCGAACCGGCTCGCCCGCCGCCCCGCCGGGCGCCTCGAAGACCGGGGCCGGATCGCCCTGGCGCGTGACGGCGACCGCCGCCATCCGGGCTCCGTGCTCGTCCGCCCCGCGCGCGAAAAGGATCGGCCCTGCCGCAAGGCCGGTCTTTCCGTCATGTCCGGTCAAGAGAATCCCCTTCGCCGCCCTGGCTCGTTTGCCGGCTCCCAATGTCGGAAGTCGGCGGGCGGATGCAAGGGCAGCGCGCCCACACCAAGCGCGCTGGTTGCAGGGTCAGAGCCCGTTTGACAACTCGGTCGGGTCGGCCCGACGCGTTGTCAAACAGTCCCTTAGAGAATGGGCGAAAGGCTCCGTGCCGCCTCGTTCCGGGCGAGGCCGCCGGGCAGCGGGCGGTGGCTGGCGCCGGTTTCGGCGTTCAGGCACTGCACGTCGTCGGGCGAGAAGAAGACGCTCAGCCGCTCGCCGCGCGGCGGCGGAGGCGCGGCGGGGTCGTTGAACGTGTCGATCAAAAGTTCGTTAGCGCCGAAGCGGGCGCGGATGCGCACGACCGAG
Protein-coding regions in this window:
- a CDS encoding alkaline phosphatase D family protein produces the protein MTGHDGKTGLAAGPILFARGADEHGARMAAVAVTRQGDPAPVFEAPGGAAGEPVRLGALFGHEVWRSDLRLPLSPTAAYGVNGGSFRVATDMSGDLAVGFVSCNGQEHDDEARSHEDRDVMWRRLQSEHARRPFALLLHGGDQLYADEAIKAHPEVERWGELPNEERPGVAWTAEMEEAVRSYFFRRYLDLLRQPAAAALFAAVPSLMIWDDHDIFDGWGSHPPGLQESPVALGLFAAAREMFLLFQLGAADGLLPETCPDRTGRSFTQGAHFPGLSVLLPDLRSERRPDRVMGEAGWAAFEATLTAAPEGARRIVVSSVPALGPRLSLVEALLDFYPRPQQYEDDLRDQWQSRAHRAEWRRFLALMEGEAVCRRSPVTIVSGEIHLATRGTMDLRDGSQLHQLVASGITHPKPPRAMAIGLGLLSRLGESPLKGRKIRLRPLPGQRPVYTADRNYLVVERQAGAWHAVWELEEHGRTPALALG
- a CDS encoding RBBP9/YdeN family alpha/beta hydrolase — translated: MARILVVPGWRGSENGHWQRHLAESDPDALLVEQEDWENPILTDWLHTLEAHLAAAPGAVLVAHSLGAVLVAHLAARPSAQHVAGALLVAPADTARMARGDPRFLSFAPIPRAPLPFPSVVVASRDDPFMSLSTARSYAGAWGSGFIDLGHAGHINPASGFGRWPEGETLARDLANGWDHEGPHAAGPSLSSVAHAPIFSFGVNMASSG